A DNA window from Megalobrama amblycephala isolate DHTTF-2021 linkage group LG11, ASM1881202v1, whole genome shotgun sequence contains the following coding sequences:
- the sccpdhb gene encoding saccharopine dehydrogenase b, with translation MATLTTSSKRPYHIIVFGATGFTGQFVVEEVARTSTEGPGGSLQWAVAGRNRNRLEKTLIQAADDLCKPELKCVEVIVADVAEPESLAIMCKQGVIVLNCVGPYRFYGEPVVKACIENGAHCIDICGEPQFLEGIQLNYHSKAQENGVYVIGSCGFDSIPADMGILYTQNHFKGTLTAVESFLTINTGPEGGCAHDATWQSAIFGFADSASLRRIRKKFGHKPLPTVGTKIKKRGAVFFTKEIEQYAIPFMGSDPSVVRRTQRYMHEEHKHSPVQYMAYVGIGGLFSVVKTLFAGMVFWLMVKFSLGRGLLTQFPGFFSFGLFSKTGPSRKQMDGTSFCLRFMGEGYTTGQDPSQGKPNATINTEITGPEPGYIATPITMVQAAITLLNEPHRLPNKGGVFTPGSAFARTTLIDRLNKHGIQFSLKSGQ, from the exons ATGGCGACGCTCACAACGTCAAGCAAAAGACCGTACCATATCATAGTGTTCGGAGCTACGGGTTTTACCGGTCAGTTTGTAGTGGAGGAGGTGGCGCGGACGTCTACCGAGGGTCCAGGAGGGTCGTTACAATGGGCTGTAGCCGGACGAAACCGCAACCGACTGGAAAAAACACTCATTCAGGCAGCTGACGATCTGT GTAAACCAGAGCTGAAGTGTGTGGAGGTTATTGTAGCAGATGTAGCCGAGCCAGAGTCATTGGCCATCATGTGCAAACAAGGTGTCATTGTGCTCAACTGCGTGGGACCA TACAGATTCTATGGAGAGCCTGTGGTGAAGGCTTGTATAGAGAATGGGGCGCACTGTATTGACATCTGTGGAGAACCACAG TTTTTAGAGGGGATACAGCTGAACTACCACAGTAAAGCTCAGGAGAATGGTGTGTATGTCATTGGAAGCTGTGGGTTTGATTCAATACCAGCAGATATGGGCATCCTTTATACACAGAATCACTTCAAAG GAACGCTCACCGCTGTGGAGAGCTTTTTAACCATCAACACGGGACCTGAG GGAGGATGTGCCCATGATGCAACGTGGCAGTCAGCCATCTTTGGCTTTGCTGACAGTGCCAGTCTCAGAAGAATAAGGAAGAAGTTTGGGCATAAACCTCTGCCGACTGTCggcacaaaaattaaaaagag GGGAGCTGTATTCTTCACTAAGGAGATTGAGCAATATGCTATTCCCTTCATGGGCTCAGATCCATCTGTGGTGCGACGGACTCAGCGCTATATGCATGAGGAACATAAACACAGCCCT GTTCAGTACATGGCATATGTAGGTATTGGTGGTCTCTTCTCCGTGGTGAAGACCCTCTTTGCAGGCATGGTCTTCTGGCTTATGGTCAAATTTAGTCTCGGCAGGGGATTGCTTACTCAG tttccaggatttttttcatttgGTTTGTTCTCCAAGACCGGACCGTCAAGAAAACAG ATGGATGGAACCTCTTTCTGTCTGAGGTTTATGGGAGAGGGCTACACAACAGGTCAGGACCCCTCTCAGGGCAAGCCAAATGCCACAATCAACACTGAAATAACAGGACCAG AGCCAGGATACATTGCTACACCTATTACCATGGTGCAGGCAGCTATTACACTGCTGAACGAACCTCACAGACTCCCTAATAA GGGTGGTGTGTTCACTCCAGGCTCAGCGTTTGCAAGAACCACCCTAATAGACCGTCTGAACAAACATGGAATCCAGTTCTCACTGAAGAGCGGACAGTAG